In one window of Bdellovibrio bacteriovorus W DNA:
- a CDS encoding hypothetical protein (COG1714 Predicted membrane protein/domain) produces MIQTPKSSTRLNAFIIDSILRWIMVLPFLRPLWGVLEEEEISISLWYVIFIALFWLIYDFVFLALFQATPGKILMSLRVDSKEGKELTWQQAFLRVFATRMTFFLGIGLYATALFSKERRHLFDWFAETKVITEKPVQEEFRKHWVFGTLVILFYLSDGLFYSAALMSNIDWKNFILTF; encoded by the coding sequence ATGATTCAAACACCGAAAAGCTCGACACGGCTGAATGCATTTATCATAGATAGTATCTTACGTTGGATCATGGTTTTGCCTTTCTTGAGGCCTCTGTGGGGAGTTCTTGAAGAAGAAGAGATCAGCATATCTTTGTGGTATGTGATCTTTATTGCTCTATTTTGGCTGATCTATGACTTCGTCTTTTTAGCCCTGTTTCAAGCAACTCCAGGTAAGATTTTAATGAGCTTGCGCGTGGACTCTAAAGAGGGAAAAGAGCTAACTTGGCAGCAGGCTTTTTTGAGAGTTTTTGCGACTCGTATGACTTTCTTTTTGGGAATAGGTCTTTATGCGACAGCTTTATTTTCCAAGGAGCGGCGTCATCTCTTTGATTGGTTTGCAGAAACGAAAGTGATTACTGAAAAACCTGTTCAAGAAGAGTTTCGCAAACATTGGGTTTTTGGAACCTTAGTCATTTTGTTTTATTTGAGTGATGGTCTATTTTATTCAGCAGCGCTCATGTCTAACATAGACTGGAAGAATTTTATTCTGACTTTTTAA
- a CDS encoding hypothetical protein (COG2206 HD-GYP domain), with protein MSNTHNNPSVDVLVGSPETSFLDTVAGILDGFYPYKLHHASAIDQVLEAEYTPKLAILDGRKGNTIANEWTQSTKMTFPDCKVIVLHTSEMGIDFKLIKKNGADEVMHLHFDREFLSDMVLDLAPVDISGDHIPITALMPVDLRDMEPEMDINFDIYVHLPANRKTVLLRRAGDRVEQKHIDKFKSLSQQMYIKKTQRKEFFEYARTVMSFRNSSIPVSMTEKFHRSKKTIYHFMSRFLNGGTTDFTEGREILESCKNIIQDLDLLKENSATEAFQEIFRYSGNTRTLYHDCICMAAYGAFFAQVLGWPLEKREDAAIAGLLHNIGLSQLPSSVFTEPELTPEDDMQFRLYPDRSVNMIKTKKVPISAAVADAIAQHREKSNGKGFPRFLTNDGISDLGKLLIYSFSFLQLTSLDDDIKGKTPMDAIETLKDDVISGKNETDLLISTGIAKKAASLSL; from the coding sequence ATGAGTAATACCCATAACAATCCTAGCGTCGATGTCTTAGTGGGAAGTCCAGAGACTTCCTTCTTAGATACCGTTGCTGGGATTCTAGATGGGTTTTATCCATACAAACTCCACCACGCCTCTGCCATCGATCAAGTCTTAGAGGCAGAGTATACCCCGAAACTAGCGATTCTAGATGGCCGTAAAGGCAACACGATCGCCAATGAGTGGACTCAATCGACCAAAATGACCTTCCCCGATTGCAAGGTCATTGTTCTTCACACTTCTGAAATGGGTATCGACTTTAAGTTGATTAAGAAGAATGGCGCTGATGAAGTAATGCATCTCCATTTTGACCGAGAGTTTTTATCGGACATGGTTCTTGATTTAGCTCCCGTCGACATTTCAGGTGATCACATTCCAATCACTGCATTGATGCCTGTTGATTTGCGCGATATGGAACCAGAAATGGATATCAACTTTGATATCTACGTTCACCTGCCTGCTAATCGCAAAACAGTACTCTTGCGTCGCGCTGGTGACCGAGTTGAGCAAAAGCACATCGACAAGTTCAAAAGCCTGAGTCAGCAGATGTATATCAAAAAAACTCAAAGAAAAGAGTTTTTTGAGTATGCGCGCACGGTGATGAGTTTTAGAAACTCTTCAATCCCCGTTTCTATGACAGAAAAGTTTCATCGGTCTAAAAAAACGATCTATCATTTTATGTCAAGATTCCTAAACGGCGGAACAACGGACTTTACCGAAGGACGCGAGATTCTGGAGAGCTGCAAAAACATCATTCAGGATCTCGATCTTCTCAAAGAAAACTCTGCCACAGAAGCTTTTCAAGAGATCTTTAGATATTCTGGCAACACACGCACTCTTTACCATGACTGCATTTGCATGGCAGCTTATGGCGCTTTCTTTGCTCAGGTATTGGGTTGGCCGCTTGAAAAAAGAGAAGATGCCGCTATTGCAGGCCTTCTCCACAATATCGGCCTTTCACAACTTCCATCTTCAGTTTTCACTGAGCCAGAGCTGACTCCAGAAGATGATATGCAGTTTAGACTCTATCCTGACCGCTCTGTGAATATGATTAAAACCAAAAAAGTTCCGATCTCAGCGGCTGTTGCTGATGCGATCGCTCAACACCGAGAAAAATCCAACGGCAAAGGTTTTCCCCGTTTTCTTACCAACGATGGAATCTCTGACCTCGGAAAGCTTCTTATTTATTCGTTTAGCTTCTTACAACTGACGTCACTCGATGATGATATAAAAGGCAAAACACCGATGGACGCCATTGAAACACTTAAAGACGATGTGATCTCTGGTAAGAATGAAACGGATCTTCTTATTTCAACGGGAATAGCAAAAAAAGCGGCTAGCTTGTCTCTCTAG
- a CDS encoding putative chemotaxis protein CheX (COG1406 Predicted inhibitor of MCP methylation, homolog of CheC), whose protein sequence is MGAPKIEPLNPLFDKKLITAFVEGVTTTLKTMAQTDAQPGKPFIEREFKCKGEIAGMVGMVAPPLKGTLVISYGRDSIFHILENMLGEKYTEINHEVSDAVGEMTNMIYGCAKTSLNQLGYKFEMAIPTVISGDFKITQADKGATLVIPFNLPNNATFYVEISVQ, encoded by the coding sequence ATGGGCGCACCAAAAATTGAACCCCTCAATCCACTCTTTGATAAAAAATTAATTACCGCCTTTGTAGAGGGCGTAACGACAACACTTAAGACCATGGCTCAGACTGACGCCCAGCCAGGAAAACCTTTCATCGAGAGGGAATTCAAATGCAAAGGCGAGATTGCTGGCATGGTGGGAATGGTTGCTCCACCCCTTAAAGGCACTCTTGTTATTAGCTATGGTCGAGATAGCATCTTCCACATTCTTGAAAATATGTTGGGAGAAAAGTACACAGAGATTAATCACGAAGTTTCCGATGCCGTTGGCGAAATGACCAATATGATTTATGGATGCGCAAAGACAAGCTTGAATCAATTGGGATACAAATTTGAAATGGCCATCCCGACTGTGATCTCTGGTGATTTTAAAATCACTCAAGCAGATAAAGGCGCAACTTTAGTAATCCCTTTTAATCTGCCAAACAACGCGACTTTCTACGTAGAAATTTCTGTTCAATGA
- a CDS encoding chemotaxis protein CheY (COG0784 FOG: CheY-like receiver), translated as MFPKEARFLVVDDFATMRKIIKKVLNELGYSNIDEADDGKTALPLIQSAHDAGQPYSFVISDWNMPGMQGIDLLKACKADPRFKSTPFMLVTAESEQKHILEAAKAGVSDYVVKPFNSATLKAKMERVWAKHNPQATAKAS; from the coding sequence ATGTTTCCGAAAGAGGCGCGTTTTTTAGTCGTCGATGACTTCGCAACTATGCGAAAAATCATTAAAAAAGTACTTAATGAGCTTGGCTACTCAAATATCGACGAGGCCGATGACGGCAAAACGGCTCTTCCACTTATTCAGTCTGCTCACGACGCAGGGCAACCATACAGCTTTGTAATTTCGGACTGGAACATGCCTGGAATGCAAGGAATTGACCTTTTAAAGGCCTGCAAAGCCGACCCTCGCTTCAAATCCACTCCTTTTATGCTGGTAACTGCAGAGTCTGAACAAAAACATATTCTTGAGGCGGCTAAAGCCGGAGTGTCAGACTACGTGGTGAAACCATTTAACTCTGCAACATTGAAAGCCAAGATGGAAAGAGTCTGGGCAAAACACAACCCACAAGCAACAGCGAAAGCATCTTAA
- a CDS encoding LuxR family transcriptional regulator (COG2197 Response regulator containing a CheY-like receiver domain and an HTH DNA-binding domain), with the protein MLRDVLIQKGLSNREAEVAELVSKGLSNKEVANQLFVTEKTVKFHLTNIYKKMNVKSRAQLIVWCLPHLGFVETEVRAESNNQNAASASAYNNNNTTQTIPAGSATVAGTTTLPGGGMNRNGNSDIGMGGI; encoded by the coding sequence ATGCTCAGAGATGTCCTCATTCAAAAAGGTCTTTCAAACAGAGAAGCAGAAGTTGCTGAGCTTGTTTCTAAAGGCTTGTCCAACAAGGAAGTTGCGAATCAGCTTTTTGTTACTGAAAAAACAGTAAAATTTCACCTTACAAACATCTATAAAAAGATGAACGTGAAATCTCGTGCACAACTTATCGTATGGTGCTTACCTCACCTTGGTTTTGTTGAAACTGAAGTGCGCGCTGAGAGCAACAATCAGAATGCAGCCTCTGCATCTGCTTACAATAATAACAATACAACTCAAACGATTCCTGCTGGTTCTGCAACTGTTGCAGGGACGACAACTCTTCCAGGTGGTGGAATGAACCGTAACGGTAATTCTGACATCGGTATGGGTGGAATCTAA
- a CDS encoding Acyl-CoA thioester hydrolase (COG1607 Acyl-CoA hydrolase): protein MQAKPVSASQVTMTQLVLPSHTNAMGSVFGGTIMSWIDIAAAIAAQRHSNKEVVTASIDKLDFVAPVYIGWVVNLKASVNFTSRTSMEVGIRVEAENPKTGEMFHTASAYTTFVALGSNGKPTQIPELELESEVDRRRFEAAKVRRQVRLEQKKSPK from the coding sequence ATGCAAGCAAAACCAGTTTCTGCATCTCAAGTGACGATGACTCAATTAGTTCTTCCTTCTCATACAAATGCCATGGGCAGTGTTTTCGGTGGAACGATCATGTCGTGGATTGATATTGCAGCAGCAATTGCAGCGCAAAGACATTCTAATAAGGAAGTGGTCACAGCAAGCATTGATAAGCTGGATTTTGTGGCGCCGGTTTATATCGGATGGGTTGTGAACTTAAAAGCCAGTGTGAATTTCACTTCGAGAACTTCTATGGAAGTGGGGATTCGTGTTGAGGCGGAAAATCCTAAAACAGGTGAGATGTTTCATACGGCCTCTGCTTATACGACTTTTGTGGCTCTCGGCTCGAATGGTAAGCCAACGCAGATTCCAGAACTTGAATTGGAGTCAGAGGTGGATCGTCGTAGATTTGAAGCGGCAAAGGTTCGCAGACAAGTTCGCCTTGAACAAAAAAAAAGCCCTAAATAG
- a CDS encoding GTP-binding protein HflX (COG2262 GTPases) produces the protein MSQDTKLTAQDKAIVIGVGLKTEPLSEIKENLLELEELVGAAGGEVVGSLTQVLDKWNPSTLIGSGKVEEVAEMVRDSEANLVVVDHQLSGVQQRNLAQIVKVRVLDRNQLILDIFAQRAQTFEGKLQVELAQLLDQMPRMVGAWLESLSRQGGGIGTRGPGETALENDRRRIRERVAIIRKKLDGVRKNRAQHRQSRRRSEIPSFALIGYTNSGKSSILNRLTGAQVMAKNQVFATLDPTTRKIFLPDGPPAVVTDTVGFIRKLPTQLIEAFKATLEESSEADVLIHVIDLSSPNMDRQIEVVEALIEEFKWDQKKIIHVYNKCDIAPLERQFRVKHHPRVFVSALTGQGLEQLKKMMAQTVAEMQTNVELFFPKSEEFKIFDLSREAPILRRESASEGTVCYTQLSPQLLAKWKSYIVK, from the coding sequence TTGTCTCAAGATACAAAACTGACTGCGCAAGATAAAGCAATCGTAATTGGTGTAGGTTTGAAAACCGAACCTCTTTCTGAGATCAAAGAGAATCTTTTAGAACTCGAAGAACTCGTCGGCGCCGCCGGTGGAGAAGTTGTCGGCTCCCTCACTCAAGTCCTTGATAAATGGAATCCCTCGACCCTTATAGGCTCTGGTAAAGTTGAAGAAGTCGCCGAAATGGTTCGCGACAGCGAAGCCAATCTTGTTGTTGTCGACCATCAACTTTCAGGTGTTCAACAAAGGAACTTAGCTCAGATTGTTAAAGTAAGAGTTTTAGATAGAAACCAACTTATTCTCGACATCTTTGCCCAGAGAGCACAAACCTTTGAAGGAAAACTTCAAGTAGAACTTGCGCAACTGCTCGATCAAATGCCACGCATGGTAGGTGCTTGGTTAGAATCACTTTCGCGCCAAGGTGGAGGAATCGGAACCAGAGGTCCGGGAGAAACCGCCCTAGAAAACGATCGCCGCCGCATCCGCGAACGCGTTGCCATCATTCGTAAGAAACTCGATGGAGTTCGTAAGAATCGCGCGCAACACAGACAATCTCGCCGTCGCAGCGAAATCCCTTCCTTTGCTTTGATTGGTTACACAAACTCTGGAAAAAGCTCTATTCTAAATCGCTTAACGGGCGCACAAGTGATGGCGAAGAATCAGGTCTTTGCCACCTTAGATCCAACGACGCGAAAAATATTTCTACCCGATGGCCCACCTGCGGTCGTCACAGACACCGTGGGATTTATTCGCAAGCTTCCAACTCAACTCATTGAGGCCTTTAAAGCAACTCTTGAAGAGTCCTCTGAAGCTGACGTTTTAATTCATGTGATCGATCTTTCAAGCCCTAATATGGATCGCCAAATTGAAGTTGTTGAAGCTTTAATTGAAGAATTTAAATGGGATCAGAAAAAGATCATCCACGTTTACAACAAATGCGATATCGCACCGTTAGAGCGACAATTTCGAGTGAAACATCACCCGAGAGTTTTTGTTAGCGCCCTGACAGGACAAGGTCTTGAGCAGCTCAAGAAAATGATGGCGCAAACCGTGGCAGAAATGCAGACAAATGTGGAACTTTTCTTTCCAAAATCTGAAGAATTTAAAATTTTTGACCTAAGTCGCGAAGCTCCCATTTTGAGACGAGAATCTGCCTCAGAAGGAACTGTTTGCTACACGCAGCTCAGTCCACAGCTTTTAGCAAAGTGGAAGAGCTATATTGTGAAATAG
- a CDS encoding malate dehydrogenase (COG0281 Malic enzyme), giving the protein MGLFTEFNLKISDLFSLQGLGFTVWLLQLRKGVSLDTKTDSKATNNFDQEALLYHKQGKPGKIEVISSKPCSTEKDLSLAYSPGVAAPCKEIAKDPSKIYDYTAKGNLVGVISNGTAVLGLGNIGAAAGKPVMEGKGILFKQFAGIDVFDIEVDTTDVDAFCNAVRVLEPTFGGINLEDIKAPECFEIEERLKREMNIPVFHDDQHGTAIVSGAALLNAVAITNRKMDSIRIVVNGAGASANSCAKIFIALGARRENIIMCDSQGVIYKGRTNGMNKYKEFFAADTELRTLSEALRDADVFVGLSVAGALTPEMLKDMAKDPIIFAMANPEPEITPDKARAARPDAIIATGRSDYPNQVNNVLGFPSIFRGALDTRSTQINEEMKLAAVHALAKLAREDVPEKVSATYGGKSFKFGREYLIPKPFDTRVLLWVAPAVAKAAMDSGVAQKGIEDWESYRDKLEALQGPSKVFIRNAINRVHQNAEAMGGELPKIVFPEGTSTKILKALATLVEERICQPILLGAPERVTEKIKALDLPALLDVPIIDPTAYPKYFSYVEKLYALRQRKGVSLREAERLMADPNYFAAMMVHLGEADGMVTGSSMNYADAVRPILQIIGVYQNGVPSGLNFVLLEDKFLVLSDTTVNFDPSSEQCAYIALQAARIVEYFGIEPRTAMLSYSNFSGAPGTPEKMKKAAEIMKSLRPGMIVDGDMQADTAVNPEIMERLFPFSGLTEGANVLIFPNLESANISYKLIQQIGKAEVIGPFLQGVRRSANVLQRTTTIDGIINSVVFTALEAQFIKEVLQSRK; this is encoded by the coding sequence ATGGGCCTATTCACTGAGTTTAATCTTAAAATCAGTGATTTATTTTCTCTGCAAGGCTTGGGCTTCACGGTTTGGCTTTTACAGCTCAGAAAAGGAGTATCCTTGGATACAAAAACAGACAGCAAAGCAACGAACAACTTTGATCAAGAAGCTCTTCTTTATCACAAACAGGGCAAGCCTGGAAAAATTGAAGTTATCTCTTCAAAACCATGCTCTACTGAAAAAGATCTCTCTCTTGCTTACTCTCCTGGTGTCGCAGCACCTTGTAAAGAAATCGCTAAAGACCCTTCGAAAATTTACGACTACACAGCTAAAGGAAATCTTGTCGGAGTTATCTCCAACGGTACTGCCGTCCTAGGTTTAGGAAACATCGGTGCTGCAGCTGGTAAGCCAGTGATGGAAGGCAAAGGGATTCTTTTTAAACAATTTGCAGGAATTGATGTCTTTGATATCGAAGTAGATACAACGGACGTCGATGCTTTCTGTAATGCCGTTCGCGTTCTTGAACCAACTTTTGGTGGAATCAACCTTGAAGACATCAAAGCCCCTGAGTGCTTTGAAATTGAAGAGCGTTTGAAACGCGAAATGAACATTCCCGTTTTCCATGACGATCAGCATGGAACTGCAATTGTTTCTGGTGCCGCTCTTTTAAATGCTGTTGCCATCACGAATCGCAAGATGGATTCAATTCGCATCGTTGTAAACGGTGCTGGAGCTTCAGCAAATTCTTGCGCAAAAATCTTTATTGCTCTTGGAGCTCGTCGCGAAAACATCATCATGTGCGACTCTCAAGGCGTGATCTACAAAGGTCGCACTAACGGCATGAATAAATACAAAGAGTTCTTCGCTGCAGACACAGAGCTTCGCACGCTGAGTGAAGCTCTTCGCGATGCTGACGTCTTTGTCGGCCTTTCCGTCGCTGGTGCACTGACTCCAGAGATGCTGAAAGATATGGCGAAAGATCCTATTATTTTTGCTATGGCAAATCCAGAACCAGAGATCACTCCTGATAAAGCTCGCGCTGCTCGTCCCGATGCTATCATTGCTACGGGTCGCTCTGACTATCCAAATCAGGTCAACAACGTCCTTGGCTTCCCGTCTATTTTCCGTGGAGCTTTAGATACTCGCTCGACTCAAATCAATGAAGAAATGAAACTCGCAGCAGTTCATGCTTTAGCAAAACTTGCTCGCGAAGACGTTCCAGAGAAGGTGTCTGCGACTTATGGCGGAAAGAGCTTTAAATTCGGTCGTGAATATTTAATTCCAAAACCTTTCGATACGCGTGTTCTACTTTGGGTAGCTCCTGCTGTGGCAAAAGCTGCCATGGATTCAGGTGTGGCACAAAAAGGTATCGAAGATTGGGAGTCTTACAGAGATAAACTAGAGGCCCTTCAAGGTCCTTCTAAAGTATTTATCCGCAACGCTATCAACCGCGTACACCAAAATGCAGAAGCTATGGGTGGCGAACTTCCAAAGATCGTTTTCCCTGAGGGCACAAGCACTAAGATTCTTAAAGCTCTTGCAACACTTGTTGAAGAAAGAATCTGTCAGCCAATTCTTTTGGGTGCACCTGAAAGAGTGACTGAAAAAATCAAAGCCCTTGATCTTCCGGCACTTCTTGATGTTCCGATTATTGATCCAACGGCTTATCCAAAATATTTTTCTTACGTTGAAAAGCTCTATGCTCTTCGCCAGAGAAAAGGCGTAAGCCTGCGCGAAGCTGAACGCCTAATGGCTGATCCAAATTACTTCGCGGCGATGATGGTTCACCTTGGTGAAGCAGACGGCATGGTGACTGGTTCTTCCATGAACTACGCAGACGCCGTTCGCCCTATTTTACAGATCATTGGTGTTTACCAAAATGGTGTTCCTTCAGGTTTGAACTTCGTTCTTCTTGAAGACAAATTCCTCGTTCTTTCTGATACGACTGTGAACTTCGACCCAAGCTCTGAGCAATGTGCTTATATCGCTCTACAGGCGGCTCGCATCGTTGAGTATTTCGGTATCGAGCCTCGCACGGCAATGCTGAGTTACTCTAACTTCAGTGGTGCCCCAGGCACGCCTGAGAAGATGAAAAAAGCGGCAGAGATCATGAAGTCTCTTCGTCCTGGAATGATCGTTGATGGCGATATGCAAGCCGATACAGCGGTAAACCCTGAGATCATGGAAAGACTTTTCCCATTCTCTGGCCTTACTGAAGGGGCTAACGTTCTTATCTTCCCTAATCTTGAGTCTGCAAATATTTCGTATAAGCTGATTCAACAAATTGGGAAGGCTGAAGTTATCGGACCTTTCTTACAAGGTGTTCGCAGATCTGCAAACGTCCTACAAAGAACAACAACGATTGATGGCATCATCAACTCTGTCGTTTTCACAGCTCTTGAAGCTCAATTCATCAAAGAAGTTCTGCAATCCCGCAAATAG
- a CDS encoding acetyl-CoA acyltransferase (COG0183 Acetyl-CoA acetyltransferase), whose translation MKSPRDVVLVEGLRTPFAKSGSNLKKVHPAELGKTALKELIAKTNLDVNEVDEVIIGNTGNPPDSVNISRVVALNSGIPLKTSAYTVHRNCASALESISNGFEKIKSGTMDVVLAGGTESMSQMPTLQPKKFQDIYNALFAAKTPQQAMPLLWKLFKADMKQIKALLQGNMKDEYFPQISVMLGLTDPFVGINMGQTAEILAKEWGLTRQMQDEFALRSHLRAGAAMKSGRMAEEITPVYLAPEYKEVVTQDIGPRENQTIEALAKLKPFFDKATGSITAGNSCPITDGAAMVLLMSREKAEALGYKPLATIRSYGFAGLEPERMGLGPAYSTPLALKRAGLSLKDMGLVELNEAFAAQVMACQRAMDSKEFAQEKLGLSEKVGEISDDILNVNGGAIAYGHPVGATGTRIVLTLAKEMKRRNVQYGLATLCIGGGQGGSMILENEG comes from the coding sequence ATGAAATCACCTCGTGACGTGGTTCTTGTAGAAGGATTAAGAACCCCATTTGCGAAATCAGGTTCGAATCTTAAGAAAGTTCATCCAGCCGAGTTAGGTAAGACAGCATTGAAAGAGTTGATCGCAAAGACCAACTTGGATGTGAATGAAGTTGATGAAGTGATCATCGGCAACACAGGCAATCCGCCAGACTCTGTGAATATTTCCCGCGTAGTGGCGTTGAACTCTGGCATTCCATTAAAGACTTCAGCATACACTGTTCATAGAAATTGTGCTTCTGCTTTAGAGTCTATTTCTAACGGTTTCGAAAAAATTAAATCCGGAACGATGGACGTTGTTTTGGCTGGTGGCACAGAGAGTATGTCGCAGATGCCAACTCTTCAACCTAAGAAGTTTCAAGATATTTACAATGCGCTTTTTGCTGCGAAAACTCCTCAGCAGGCAATGCCTCTTTTGTGGAAGCTTTTCAAAGCTGATATGAAGCAAATCAAAGCTCTTCTTCAAGGAAACATGAAGGATGAGTATTTCCCGCAGATTTCTGTGATGCTAGGTCTGACAGATCCATTTGTGGGAATCAACATGGGACAAACTGCAGAGATTCTTGCAAAAGAGTGGGGACTCACACGTCAAATGCAAGATGAGTTCGCGTTGCGTTCGCACTTGCGTGCTGGTGCAGCGATGAAGTCAGGTCGTATGGCAGAGGAAATCACTCCTGTGTATCTTGCTCCTGAATACAAAGAAGTCGTGACTCAAGATATTGGCCCTCGTGAAAATCAAACTATTGAAGCGTTGGCAAAATTAAAACCATTCTTTGATAAAGCAACAGGTTCGATCACGGCGGGGAACTCTTGCCCGATCACGGATGGAGCCGCGATGGTCTTGTTGATGTCTCGTGAGAAAGCAGAGGCACTTGGTTATAAGCCGCTGGCGACGATTCGTTCCTATGGCTTTGCAGGTTTAGAGCCTGAGCGTATGGGATTAGGGCCGGCTTATTCAACACCGTTGGCGTTGAAACGTGCGGGATTGAGCTTAAAAGACATGGGGCTTGTAGAGTTGAATGAAGCTTTTGCCGCGCAAGTAATGGCGTGCCAAAGAGCGATGGACTCTAAAGAATTTGCTCAAGAAAAATTAGGTCTTTCTGAAAAAGTAGGCGAGATCTCTGATGATATTTTGAATGTGAACGGTGGAGCCATTGCTTATGGTCACCCAGTTGGAGCAACGGGCACTCGTATTGTTTTAACTCTGGCAAAAGAGATGAAACGTCGCAATGTTCAGTACGGCTTAGCAACACTTTGTATCGGTGGCGGTCAGGGTGGTTCAATGATTTTGGAAAACGAAGGCTAG